GCCTACGGAGCCATGGTGATAGGGGTTGACGTCAGAGATGAGGCCTTAAAGGCAGCTCAAGACGCAGGAGCTGACCGCGTAGTGGATGGAAGAGCTGTCAACGCGGTTGATGAGATAAAAAAGTTGACAGATGGCAGGGGTGTTGATGCCATCATCGACCTCACATGCTCAGAGAGGACGCTATCTACTTACTTTGCTCTAGCTAAGGGAGGTAGGTATGTCATGGTCGGCTTCCACGGAGGTGAGGTAAGGTACCCTAGCGCCCTCACGATATTCACTGAGGCCCAGTTCATTGGAAGCTTCATAGGTAACTACACAGACTTCATCGGCGTAGTGAGCTTAGCCGAGAGGGGCAGGATTAAGCCGAGCGTTACAAAGGTCATGCGGCTCGAAGAGGTCAATGAAGCTCTAGACAATCTAAAGCATGGGAGAATAGTTGGTAGGCAAGTTCTAGTCCCATGACTCTTACATTAAACTATTTTTTAACTTAACTTCTTATTACAAGTAGTAACAATTTTGCAAAAACAATATATCTGTAAAATAAAAAGTAAATTATTTACTTTACTACCCTAGTGGCGGGCACGACGGCTTGGATTAAGGCAGACTCCTCTGCCTAGCGAAGACTAAGCTCCTCCTCATCGCCTAATGTATACACAGCACGGTGGAGGCGGGCTCTATTACTAAGCTAACGCTACCTCTAAGATAGCTGTGCAAAGTGCGAGGGAAAGAACCTTAATAAACTACTACCTTTGAACTAGGGCTTGTGACCGGGTTGAAGGTTATACGCTCAGTGTGCAGGATGTGTCATGGTGGCTGCGGCGCCAGGGTTTACGTTGAGGACGGGAGGGCAGTTAAAATCGAGGGGGACCCCGAGCACCCTGTAAGTCAAGGCTACATGTGCGCTAAGGGGCTCGCGTCCATAGAGATAGCGTACCACCCCGACCGCCTACGCCACCCGTTAAAGAGGATGGGCGGGAGGGGCGAAGGAAAGTGGGGGAGGGTTACTTGGGACCAGGCCTTAAGCGAAATAGCGTCTAGGATGCTTGAGATTAAGCGGGCCTACGGCCCTGAGGCCGTGGTGTTTGCCCACGGTACTAACCGCGAATACTTACACATGGTGGCTCGCTTAGCCAGTGCCTTCGGAACTCCTAATATAACCGC
The nucleotide sequence above comes from Candidatus Nezhaarchaeota archaeon. Encoded proteins:
- a CDS encoding zinc-binding dehydrogenase, yielding MDNLRGAAKLQVPLQNQTLSPIEAAPLACSGVTTYRAVREASIDPSKSIAIVGAGGGLGTMAIQIAKAAYGAMVIGVDVRDEALKAAQDAGADRVVDGRAVNAVDEIKKLTDGRGVDAIIDLTCSERTLSTYFALAKGGRYVMVGFHGGEVRYPSALTIFTEAQFIGSFIGNYTDFIGVVSLAERGRIKPSVTKVMRLEEVNEALDNLKHGRIVGRQVLVP